A window of Desulfuromonas soudanensis genomic DNA:
AAAGGGATGTCGCCGACGCCGAGAACGGCGTGGCGGAAGCCGTCGATGAGATAGAAGAGGGGATTGAGGTGGGAGAGCCCCGCCCAGAAGGGGGGGAGGATGGAGATCGGGTAGAAGACCCCGCCGAGGTAGATGAGGGGGAGAAGGATGAAGTTGGTGTACATGGAGAGGGAGTCGAAATTGCTGGCGTACATCGCCGCGATGAGCCCGAACTGGGCGAAAAGGAAGGAGGCCAGGGTCGCCATCGCCACCGCCGCCAGGGGATGGACCCAGGGGAGGGGCGCAAAGAAGAGCGAAATCAGCCAGGTCACCAGGCCGACGAGCAGCCCGCGGATCATCGCCGCCAGGGTGTAGGCGAAAATGAACTGGGAGGGGGTCACCGGGGTGACGAGGAGGTCGACGATGCTCCCCAGGTACCGGGACATGAAGAGTGACGAGGCGGTATTGGAGAAGGCGTTGTTGATGACCCCCATGAGAATCAGCCCGGGGATCACGAACTGGGCGTAGTTGAAGCCGGGTAGGACGCTGATGCGGTCGCCGAGGGTGGCGCCGAAGACAAAGAGATAGAGGGAGGCCGTGATGATCGGGGTCATCACCGTCTGCGAAGCGACCCGCAAAAAGCGCCGCACCTCCTTCTGCAGCAGCGTGTAGAAGGGGAGCCAGGGGAGAAAGGGGCGCTCGTTCATTCGTCCCCTCCCGGTGCCGGCCGTGCGGTGCCGGTGAGCTTGAGAAAGACCTCCTCGAGTCCGGCGCGGAGGGTTTCGATGTCGGCCACCGCCAGGTTGCAGCGGCACAGGAGCCCGAGAATCTCACCGGCGCCGTGACCGCCGTTCAGGGGGAGCTCGAGGCGCAGCCCGTCGCCGCCGAGGCGGGCGCCGATACCGGCGAGCTCGGCGGGGAGAACCTCGAGCGGCCGGGAGAGGGTGACGACGATCCGGCTGCCGCCGAGGCGCTCGAGAAGGGAGGAGGTCGGCTCGAGGGCCACCAGCTCGCCGTGGTCCATGATGGCGATGCGTCCGCACATCTGCTCGGCTTCTTCGAGATAGTGGGTGGTCAGGAGGATCGTCGTCCCGTCGGCGTTGATCTCGCGGACGAAGTCCCAGAGGGTGTGGCGCAGCTCGACGTCGACCCCGGCGGTCGGCTCGTCGAGAATGAGGAGCGGCGGCTTGTGGATCAGGGCCTTGGCGACCATGAAGCGCCGCTTGAGACCGCCGGAGAGTTTGACCATGATCTTGTGCAGGTGGGGCCCGAGGCCGAGGCGCTCGATGAGCATCTGGCGCCAGACCTTGTCGTCACGCACCCCGTAGTAGCCGCTGTGAAACTTCAACGCCTCGTCGATGGTGAAGAAGTTGTCGATGACGATCTCCTGATGCATGACGCCGATCATTTGCCGGGTGAGGATATAATCCCGGCGGTTGTCATGACCGAAGACCTCGATCGTCCCCGAGCCGATGCGCGTCACGCCGCCGACCATGTTGATGGTGGTGCTCTTCCCGGCGCCGTTGGGACCGAGCAGGCCGAAGATCTCCCCCGGGGCGATGGCAAAGGAGAGATCCTTCACCGCGGCGACGCCGTCGAAATTCTTGCCGAGATGGGAAATATTCAGGGCCGGTGTGATCATGGTTTCCATAGTTGCCGGGGACGCCCGTCCTGTCAAGGGTTTGGATGTGTATTCATTCACCACTTAAGAGGAATCAGAAATGCTGGAAAAGACTTTCTGCCACATTCCCGGGATCAGCGCCCGGGTCGAGCACAGTCTGTGGAGAGACGGAATCACCTCCTGGGAACGATTTCCCGCCGAGGGGGGTCCCTTCTTTTCCTGGAAGAAAAACGGCCACGTCGCCTTGCACCTCGACGAGTCCCGGCGCCGCCTCGCCGCCAACGACCCCGCCTATTTCTGCGCCGCCCTCCCCTCCCGGGAACATTGGCGGCTCTTTTCCGCCTTTGCCGGCAGCATCGCCTATCTCGACATCGAGACCACCGGTCTCTCCCGCGAGGCCGATGTGATCACCACCATCGCCCTCTACGACGGGAGGGAGATCCGCACCTATGTCCGGGGGGAAAACCTCGAGGCCTTTGCCGCCGACATCCGCAACTACCGGCTCCTGGTGACCTACAACGGCAAATGCTTCGATCTCCCCTTCATCGAAACCGCCCTCGGGATCTCCCTGCCGATGGCGCACATCGATCTGCGCTACGTTCTCGGCAGCCTCGGGATGCGCGGCGGCCTGAAAGGGTGCGAACGGGAGATCGGTCTTTCCCGCGGCGCCCTCGATGGCGTCGACGGCCTCTTCGCCGTGCGGCTCTGGCACGACTGGCGTCGCCGCGGCGAGCGCCGCACCCTCGAGACGCTTCTGGCCTACAACATCGAGGATGTGATCAACCTCGAGCTCCTCATGGTCCACGCCTACAACCGCAAGCTCGCCGAAACCCCCTTCGGCGACGAACTGCGGATCCCGGTGCCGGAGCCCGCAAAGAACCCCTTTTGCGCCGATGCCGGGGTTCTGGACCGGTTGCGTGGATGGTAAATCCAGAAAAAAGAGGGCCGGGTCGCACTGCGAGCCGGCCCTCTTTTTTTCACTTCATGCCGGTCATCCCCCGGCCGGCGGTTCTTCCTCGGCCTCGGCCACTTTCTTTTTGCCGAAGAGGCGTGCGACAACGATCCCGACCTCGTAGAGGATGATGAACGGCAGGGCGAGGGCGGTCTGGGAAAAGATGTCGGGGGGGGTGAGGACGGCGCCGACGACGAAGGCCATCAGCAGGGCGTATTTGCGGTTTTTGGCAAGCCATAGGTGGTCGACCACCCCCATCCGCGCCAGGAAGAAGATGACGATGGGGAGTTCGAAGA
This region includes:
- a CDS encoding ABC transporter permease; translation: MNERPFLPWLPFYTLLQKEVRRFLRVASQTVMTPIITASLYLFVFGATLGDRISVLPGFNYAQFVIPGLILMGVINNAFSNTASSLFMSRYLGSIVDLLVTPVTPSQFIFAYTLAAMIRGLLVGLVTWLISLFFAPLPWVHPLAAVAMATLASFLFAQFGLIAAMYASNFDSLSMYTNFILLPLIYLGGVFYPISILPPFWAGLSHLNPLFYLIDGFRHAVLGVGDIPFLLAFAVSALMALGLFGWAAFLIGRGYRLRG
- a CDS encoding ABC transporter ATP-binding protein; this encodes MITPALNISHLGKNFDGVAAVKDLSFAIAPGEIFGLLGPNGAGKSTTINMVGGVTRIGSGTIEVFGHDNRRDYILTRQMIGVMHQEIVIDNFFTIDEALKFHSGYYGVRDDKVWRQMLIERLGLGPHLHKIMVKLSGGLKRRFMVAKALIHKPPLLILDEPTAGVDVELRHTLWDFVREINADGTTILLTTHYLEEAEQMCGRIAIMDHGELVALEPTSSLLERLGGSRIVVTLSRPLEVLPAELAGIGARLGGDGLRLELPLNGGHGAGEILGLLCRCNLAVADIETLRAGLEEVFLKLTGTARPAPGGDE
- a CDS encoding ribonuclease H-like domain-containing protein; this translates as MLEKTFCHIPGISARVEHSLWRDGITSWERFPAEGGPFFSWKKNGHVALHLDESRRRLAANDPAYFCAALPSREHWRLFSAFAGSIAYLDIETTGLSREADVITTIALYDGREIRTYVRGENLEAFAADIRNYRLLVTYNGKCFDLPFIETALGISLPMAHIDLRYVLGSLGMRGGLKGCEREIGLSRGALDGVDGLFAVRLWHDWRRRGERRTLETLLAYNIEDVINLELLMVHAYNRKLAETPFGDELRIPVPEPAKNPFCADAGVLDRLRGW